The following are encoded together in the Thermomonas brevis genome:
- a CDS encoding M24 family metallopeptidase: MNEQIGQLSSAQVRERLAMPLPARPAAIAAAEYEARLERARALMRGCGADALLVTAGASLRWFTGIAWGASERLVAMLLTLRGDPVLICPAFEEGSLDAVLKIPADKRLWEEHEDPHALVASAMAERGARTLALDPEAAFRIHAGLRRHLDASAILDAQPVIDGCRMRKSPAELALMQHACDITLQVHRLAAGIAREGIGTDELARFIDSAHRALGADGGSTFCIVQFGHATAFPHGIPGVQHLREGELVLIDTGCSVEGYNSDVTRTWSYGRAGDEAIRIWNLERAAQQAAFDAVRPGVACEDVDRAARDVLEAVGLGPGYRLPGLPHRTGHGCGLTIHEAPYLVRGNALLLAQGMCCSDEPMIVVPERFGVRLEDHFHVTDDGAQWFTPPSIAIDRPFAD, encoded by the coding sequence ATGAACGAGCAGATCGGCCAGCTGTCGTCGGCGCAGGTGCGCGAACGGCTGGCGATGCCGCTGCCGGCGCGGCCCGCCGCGATCGCCGCGGCGGAATACGAGGCGCGGCTCGAACGCGCCCGCGCGCTGATGCGCGGCTGCGGCGCGGACGCGCTGCTGGTGACCGCGGGCGCGTCGCTGCGCTGGTTCACAGGCATCGCATGGGGCGCGAGCGAGCGGCTGGTGGCGATGCTGCTGACCCTGCGGGGCGATCCCGTGCTGATCTGTCCGGCCTTCGAAGAAGGTTCGCTGGACGCGGTGCTGAAGATCCCCGCGGACAAGCGGCTGTGGGAGGAACACGAAGACCCGCACGCGCTGGTCGCCAGCGCGATGGCCGAACGCGGCGCGCGCACGCTGGCGCTGGACCCCGAGGCGGCGTTCCGCATCCACGCCGGATTGCGCCGGCACCTGGACGCGAGCGCCATCCTCGACGCGCAGCCGGTCATCGACGGCTGCCGCATGCGCAAGTCGCCGGCCGAGCTGGCGCTGATGCAGCACGCCTGCGACATCACGTTGCAGGTGCATCGCCTCGCCGCCGGCATCGCCCGCGAAGGCATCGGCACCGACGAGCTGGCGCGCTTCATCGACAGCGCCCATCGCGCGCTGGGCGCGGACGGCGGCTCGACCTTCTGCATCGTCCAGTTCGGCCACGCCACCGCGTTCCCGCACGGCATCCCCGGCGTGCAGCACCTGCGCGAGGGCGAGCTGGTGCTGATCGACACCGGCTGCAGCGTCGAGGGCTACAACTCCGATGTCACCCGCACCTGGAGCTACGGCCGCGCAGGCGACGAAGCGATCCGCATCTGGAACCTGGAGCGCGCCGCGCAGCAGGCGGCGTTCGACGCGGTGCGCCCCGGCGTGGCCTGCGAGGACGTGGACCGGGCCGCGCGCGACGTGCTGGAAGCGGTCGGCCTCGGCCCCGGCTACCGTCTGCCCGGCCTGCCGCACCGCACCGGCCACGGCTGCGGATTGACGATCCACGAGGCGCCCTATCTGGTGCGCGGCAATGCGCTGCTGCTGGCGCAGGGCATGTGTTGCAGCGACGAACCGATGATCGTGGTGCCGGAGCGCTTCGGCGTACGGCTGGAGGACCACTTCCACGTCACCGACGACGGCGCGCAGTGGTTCACGCCGCCGTCGATCGCCATCGACCGTCCCTTCGCCGACTGA
- a CDS encoding NAD(P)/FAD-dependent oxidoreductase, which yields MTSSSASALVVGGGVVGRACALALQRDGWRVTLADADANGNAPSWGNAGHIAIEQTEPLASLATLRSAPRRWHAFGGPLDLREPLRLLPWVARYLRACAPSRFEAGHAALRGLLAEALPAWRRLAQAVDAPSLLQEQGHWVCWESAASARRGEAAWRGADIGTATLSSLGDAQRATLQSQLSVPVAGGLAFEGTAQIADLPALAQRLMAAFVEAGGVQRALRVQALRREGRHVHAVAADGARLDADLVLVCAGVRSRELMATLGLRAPLVAERGYHLQWAAHDWPALPPVVFEDRSMILTRFAGGLRAASFVEYAGVDTPPDPRKWARLREHVAQLGILVQGEPAPWFGARPTLPDYLPALGRSGRFDNLAYAFGHQHLGLTLAAISGELLADLCAGRPGAVASAAFDLERFA from the coding sequence ATGACATCGTCGTCCGCATCCGCTCTGGTCGTTGGTGGTGGCGTGGTCGGGCGCGCCTGCGCGCTGGCGCTGCAGCGCGACGGCTGGCGGGTGACGCTGGCCGACGCCGATGCGAACGGCAACGCGCCGTCGTGGGGCAACGCCGGGCACATCGCCATCGAGCAGACCGAACCGCTGGCCTCGCTGGCGACGCTGCGCAGCGCACCGCGCCGCTGGCACGCGTTCGGCGGGCCGCTCGACCTGCGCGAGCCGCTGCGGTTGCTGCCGTGGGTGGCGCGCTACCTGCGCGCCTGCGCGCCGTCGCGCTTCGAGGCCGGGCACGCGGCCCTGCGCGGCCTGCTGGCGGAAGCGCTGCCCGCGTGGCGCAGGCTGGCGCAGGCGGTCGATGCGCCGTCGCTGTTGCAGGAGCAGGGCCATTGGGTGTGCTGGGAAAGCGCGGCCAGCGCGCGACGCGGCGAAGCGGCGTGGCGCGGCGCGGATATCGGCACCGCAACGCTTTCGAGCCTGGGCGATGCGCAGCGCGCGACGCTGCAATCGCAGCTGTCGGTGCCGGTCGCGGGCGGCCTCGCGTTCGAGGGCACCGCGCAGATCGCCGACCTGCCCGCGCTGGCGCAGCGGCTGATGGCGGCCTTCGTCGAAGCCGGCGGCGTCCAGCGGGCGCTGCGCGTGCAGGCGCTGCGGCGCGAGGGCCGGCACGTCCACGCCGTCGCCGCCGACGGCGCGCGCCTCGACGCCGATCTGGTACTGGTTTGCGCCGGCGTGCGTTCGCGCGAACTGATGGCGACGCTCGGCCTGCGCGCGCCGCTGGTCGCCGAGCGCGGCTACCACCTGCAATGGGCCGCGCACGACTGGCCGGCGCTGCCGCCGGTGGTGTTCGAGGACCGCTCGATGATCCTCACCCGCTTCGCCGGCGGGCTGCGCGCGGCCAGCTTCGTCGAATACGCCGGCGTCGACACGCCGCCCGATCCGCGCAAATGGGCGCGGCTGCGCGAACACGTGGCACAGCTCGGCATCCTGGTGCAGGGCGAACCCGCGCCGTGGTTCGGCGCGCGCCCCACGCTGCCGGACTACCTGCCGGCGCTGGGCCGCAGCGGGCGCTTCGACAATCTCGCCTACGCCTTCGGCCACCAGCACCTCGGGCTGACGCTGGCCGCGATCAGCGGCGAACTGCTGGCCGACTTGTGCGCAGGGCGGCCGGGCGCGGTGGCGTCGGCGGCGTTCGATCTGGAGCGTTTTGCCTAG
- a CDS encoding AraC family transcriptional regulator codes for METLPAHVDADQLQKLLDTLPDTVFFLKDARGRYTHANLTLVRRLGLSRREDVVGRTPAELFPQRLGDAYASQDRRVLAGHAISSQLEIHLFPNRAPGWCLTHKTPLRRDDGIVGLIGISHDLQQPDGRHPGFARLRRVLDHMETHYGEGVRMQALAKLAGLSLSQLERQFHRVFHLTPQQWLTRLRIEAAMEHLRGGDSVAAIGQACGFSDQSAFSRQFKASVGTTPRDYRRLVAGAGG; via the coding sequence ATGGAGACGCTGCCCGCCCACGTCGACGCCGACCAGCTGCAGAAGCTGCTGGACACGCTGCCGGACACCGTGTTCTTCCTCAAGGACGCGCGCGGCCGCTACACCCACGCCAACCTGACGCTGGTGCGCCGGCTGGGGTTGAGCCGGCGCGAGGACGTGGTGGGGCGCACGCCCGCCGAGCTGTTCCCGCAGCGGCTGGGCGACGCCTACGCCTCGCAGGACCGGCGCGTGCTGGCCGGCCATGCGATCAGCAGCCAGCTGGAGATCCACCTGTTCCCGAACCGCGCGCCCGGCTGGTGCCTGACCCACAAGACGCCGCTGCGGCGGGACGACGGCATCGTCGGCCTGATCGGCATTTCCCACGATCTGCAACAGCCCGATGGTCGCCACCCCGGCTTCGCCCGCCTGCGCCGCGTGCTCGACCACATGGAGACGCATTACGGCGAAGGCGTGCGCATGCAGGCGCTGGCGAAGCTGGCCGGGCTGTCGCTGTCGCAGCTGGAACGTCAGTTCCATCGCGTGTTCCACCTCACCCCGCAGCAGTGGCTGACGCGCCTGCGCATCGAGGCGGCGATGGAGCACTTGCGCGGCGGCGACAGCGTGGCGGCGATCGGCCAGGCCTGCGGCTTCAGCGACCAGAGCGCCTTCAGCCGGCAGTTCAAGGCGTCGGTGGGCACCACCCCGCGCGACTACCGGCGGCTGGTCGCCGGCGCGGGCGGCTGA
- a CDS encoding proline racemase family protein, with protein MRQIDYIDSHTGGEPTRVVLTALPGMERGTLAERRTALVREHDRWRSMIACEPRGSDTMVGALLLPAERAGSVASVIFFNNVGALGMCGHGTIGVVRTLAHLGRIRPGRHAIDTPVGTVVAELHDDGRIAIDNVESWRQAKDVELDVPGVGRVRGDVAWGGNWFFISDDAPLPLDYAHWRELTACTAAIRDALDAAGIRGADGAEIDHIELNAAAHDPANHARNFVLCPGLAYDRSPCGTGLSAKLACLAADGRLAPGEVFRMESVIGSVFEADYATATDGRIRPRITGRAHLSGEGRLLVEDDDPFAWGIVAR; from the coding sequence ATGCGCCAGATCGACTACATCGACTCCCACACCGGCGGCGAACCGACCCGCGTGGTGCTCACCGCCCTGCCCGGCATGGAGCGCGGCACGCTGGCCGAACGCCGCACCGCACTGGTGCGCGAGCACGACCGCTGGCGCAGCATGATCGCCTGCGAGCCGCGCGGCTCGGACACGATGGTCGGCGCGCTGCTGCTGCCGGCGGAACGGGCCGGCTCGGTGGCGTCGGTCATTTTCTTCAACAACGTCGGCGCGCTCGGCATGTGCGGCCACGGCACCATCGGCGTGGTGCGCACGCTGGCGCACCTGGGCCGCATCCGGCCCGGCCGCCACGCCATCGACACGCCGGTCGGCACCGTCGTCGCCGAATTGCACGACGACGGCCGCATCGCCATCGACAACGTCGAGAGCTGGCGGCAAGCGAAGGACGTCGAACTCGACGTGCCCGGCGTCGGCCGTGTGCGCGGCGACGTGGCCTGGGGCGGCAACTGGTTCTTCATCAGCGACGACGCGCCGCTGCCGCTGGACTACGCGCACTGGCGCGAACTCACCGCATGCACCGCCGCGATCCGCGACGCGCTGGACGCCGCCGGCATCCGCGGCGCGGACGGCGCCGAGATCGACCACATAGAACTCAACGCCGCAGCCCACGACCCCGCAAACCACGCGCGCAACTTCGTGCTCTGCCCGGGCCTGGCCTACGACCGCTCGCCCTGCGGCACCGGCCTGTCCGCCAAGCTCGCCTGCCTCGCCGCCGACGGCAGGCTGGCGCCGGGCGAGGTCTTCCGCATGGAAAGCGTGATCGGCAGCGTGTTCGAAGCCGATTACGCTACGGCCACGGACGGCCGCATCCGCCCGCGCATCACCGGCCGCGCCCACCTCTCCGGCGAGGGGCGGCTGCTGGTCGAGGACGACGATCCCTTCGCCTGGGGCATCGTCGCGCGCTGA
- a CDS encoding dihydrodipicolinate synthase family protein, whose product MSKATFWRGVVPAITTPFAADGDVDHAFLARHANWMIDAGCTGIVPLGSLGEGATLSFDEKLAIVKTLVEALGERAPVIPGIAALSTDEAVRLAQECERLGARGLMVLPPYVYSTDWREMGAHVRAVVRATKLPVLLYNNPVAYKTDFSAEQIAELAAEFPQIEAVKESSGDIRRFAAIRALIGDRLDLMVGMDDAIVEGVTMGATGWIAGVVNAFPAESVRVFEQARAGGSDAAMALYAWLLPLLRMDTVPKFVQLIKLMQERVQQGSERVRAPRMVVEGAEREQALRVIDAAITSRPTL is encoded by the coding sequence ATGAGCAAAGCCACTTTCTGGCGCGGCGTCGTGCCGGCCATCACCACGCCCTTCGCCGCCGACGGCGACGTCGACCACGCCTTCCTCGCCCGCCATGCCAACTGGATGATCGACGCCGGCTGCACCGGCATCGTACCGCTGGGCTCGCTGGGCGAGGGCGCGACGCTGTCGTTCGACGAGAAGCTGGCGATCGTGAAGACGCTGGTCGAGGCGCTGGGCGAACGCGCGCCGGTGATCCCCGGCATCGCCGCGCTGTCCACCGACGAAGCCGTGCGGCTGGCGCAGGAATGCGAACGCCTCGGCGCGCGCGGCCTGATGGTGCTGCCGCCCTACGTGTATTCCACCGATTGGCGCGAGATGGGGGCGCACGTGCGCGCGGTGGTGCGCGCCACGAAGCTGCCGGTGCTGCTCTACAACAACCCGGTCGCCTACAAGACCGACTTCAGCGCCGAGCAGATCGCCGAGCTGGCCGCCGAGTTCCCGCAGATCGAAGCGGTCAAGGAATCCTCCGGCGACATCCGCCGCTTCGCCGCGATCCGCGCGCTGATCGGCGACCGCCTCGACCTGATGGTGGGCATGGACGATGCCATCGTCGAGGGCGTCACCATGGGCGCGACCGGCTGGATCGCCGGCGTGGTCAACGCGTTCCCGGCGGAATCGGTGCGCGTGTTCGAGCAGGCGCGCGCCGGCGGTTCCGACGCGGCGATGGCGCTGTACGCTTGGCTGCTGCCGCTGCTGCGCATGGATACGGTGCCGAAGTTCGTGCAGCTCATCAAGCTGATGCAGGAGCGCGTGCAGCAGGGCAGCGAGCGCGTGCGCGCGCCGCGCATGGTGGTGGAAGGCGCGGAGCGCGAGCAGGCGCTGCGGGTGATCGACGCCGCGATCACCTCGCGTCCGACCCTTTAA
- a CDS encoding aldehyde dehydrogenase family protein gives MEQVLLAGEWRNPTDATGSFRAVNPATGDAIGPAFPRSGEDDIELAIVSAAQAADALAATAPERIAAFLDAYADAIDAAKDALVATAHAETGLPVSPRLADVELPRASGQLRQAARAVRDHAWTQPVIDTKAGLRAHFAPLHKPVLVFGPNNFPFAFNAVAGSDFASAIAARNPVIAKAHPSHPATSKLLAALAFDAAVANGLPAATVQLFYDVEPALGLRLAGDRRIGAIGFTGSRSAGLALKAAADAAGIPIYAEMSSVNPVFLLPGALRERGDALAQEFFASCTMGSGQFCTNPGIVLVPADADGDAFVARAAEKFDAAAPMVLFSLGVQRHLADGVQALRTAGARVAAGKAQTDGPGARYAPTLLEVGGAAFLANAQALQQEAFGPVSLLVRYRDEDEAVALARAFDGNLTGSLHSAADGSDDVAWRRIAAALRPRVGRLIDDKWPTGVAVSAAMQHGGPYPSTSHAGFTSVGMPGAIHRFAQWQSYDNVRDDRLPAELRDANPIGLQRRVDGAWSDRALP, from the coding sequence ATGGAACAGGTACTGCTCGCCGGCGAATGGCGCAACCCGACGGACGCCACCGGCAGCTTCCGCGCGGTGAATCCGGCCACCGGCGACGCCATCGGCCCGGCGTTCCCACGCTCAGGCGAAGACGACATCGAGCTGGCGATCGTCTCCGCCGCGCAGGCCGCCGACGCGCTGGCGGCGACGGCGCCGGAACGCATCGCCGCCTTCCTCGACGCCTACGCCGATGCCATCGACGCGGCGAAGGACGCGCTCGTCGCCACCGCGCACGCGGAAACCGGCCTGCCCGTCTCGCCGCGCCTGGCCGACGTCGAGCTGCCGCGCGCCAGCGGCCAGCTGCGGCAGGCCGCGCGGGCGGTGCGCGATCATGCGTGGACGCAGCCGGTCATCGACACCAAGGCCGGCCTGCGCGCGCACTTCGCGCCGCTGCACAAGCCGGTGCTGGTGTTCGGCCCAAACAATTTCCCGTTCGCGTTCAACGCGGTGGCCGGCAGCGATTTCGCCTCCGCCATCGCCGCGCGCAACCCGGTCATCGCCAAGGCGCATCCCTCGCATCCGGCCACCAGCAAATTGCTGGCGGCGCTGGCGTTCGACGCCGCCGTCGCCAACGGCCTGCCGGCGGCGACGGTGCAGCTGTTCTACGACGTGGAACCCGCGCTGGGCCTGCGGCTGGCCGGCGACCGCCGGATCGGCGCCATCGGCTTCACCGGCAGCCGCAGCGCGGGCCTTGCGCTGAAGGCGGCAGCGGACGCGGCCGGCATCCCGATCTACGCCGAGATGTCCAGCGTGAACCCGGTGTTCCTGCTGCCGGGCGCGCTGCGCGAACGCGGCGACGCCTTGGCGCAGGAGTTCTTCGCCTCCTGCACGATGGGCAGCGGCCAGTTCTGCACCAATCCCGGCATCGTGCTGGTGCCCGCCGACGCGGACGGCGATGCGTTCGTCGCGCGTGCGGCGGAAAAGTTCGATGCCGCCGCGCCGATGGTGCTGTTCTCCCTGGGCGTGCAGCGGCACCTGGCCGATGGCGTGCAGGCCTTGCGCACCGCCGGTGCGCGGGTGGCGGCGGGCAAGGCGCAGACCGATGGCCCCGGCGCACGCTATGCGCCCACGCTGCTGGAGGTGGGCGGTGCCGCCTTCCTCGCCAACGCGCAGGCCTTGCAGCAGGAAGCGTTCGGCCCGGTCTCGCTGCTGGTGCGCTACCGCGACGAGGACGAAGCGGTCGCGCTCGCCCGCGCCTTCGACGGCAACCTCACCGGTAGCCTGCACAGCGCCGCCGACGGCAGCGACGACGTGGCCTGGCGCCGCATCGCCGCCGCCCTGCGCCCGCGTGTCGGCCGGCTGATCGACGACAAATGGCCCACCGGCGTTGCGGTCAGTGCGGCAATGCAACACGGCGGCCCGTATCCCAGCACCAGCCACGCCGGCTTCACCTCGGTGGGCATGCCGGGCGCGATCCACCGCTTCGCGCAGTGGCAGAGCTACGACAACGTGCGCGACGACCGCCTGCCCGCCGAACTGCGCGACGCCAATCCGATCGGCCTGCAGCGACGGGTGGACGGCGCGTGGAGCGACCGCGCGCTCCCTTGA